The Oncorhynchus masou masou isolate Uvic2021 chromosome 6, UVic_Omas_1.1, whole genome shotgun sequence genome has a window encoding:
- the LOC135541366 gene encoding nuclear factor of activated T-cells, cytoplasmic 2 isoform X1 — MTSIYKDNDQHSLELVEDLGQDNSQEELDFSYLFLYNPSDDFRVIEADNSGVPPRGDHNPSSVVNYPCDGSSSNAPTTSSQSSYHHGPVPDSLSGPGFNSLDLPSGPRGAPSPSPRIEITPSGDPHQTHPLDASPRTTALTVPGYENTAYREPQSPASSNSSTGWLSEAYSPWVSPCVSPSGGGGMVGLTALDLLPGLQGIHTSSAHSSPGTSPRTSITEETFLVPQSQRSSSPHSHDYPRSRSASPQGKRTYDQYSGPNLGTTSQQQRSRSPSPSPSPHHPQGRPLAQADPQGNAPQQMPSVEEVLSSFNSSLSSSLSSSLSSSLNSSLSSSMSRAVPSKMVRPSVECYTYGENQGEHGQRGRAGAETFYILPTSFWPASLAHGAFSGIPVPSMPPLEWHLPSHSDQYELCLEQQPKQHHRAHYETEGSRGAVKADSGGHTVVQLHGYRGTAPLGLLVFIGTADERVLKPHAFYQVHRITGKTVTTPSQERKVHGTKVLEIPLEPKNNMRAVIDCAGILKLRNADIELRTGETDMGRKNTCVRLVFRVHIPQPGGQYVSLQVASLPIECSQRSAHELPTVERQDVERCSVLGGQQVILTGQNFTSDSKVVFTEKTPDGVQIWEAEATVDRDKSQKSMLFVEIPPYRDPTIHHAAKVNFYVINGRRKRSQAQHFTYTPLTVPAIKTEPVDDFQFGQLGCAVSQILGMSSKSYHHTPSSQLNPNSHIVAGMTSLATCQRASHHDPNAYQPQDPPVYYPSKSRSLGSTPVLYQDMNHHPVMIHSGSPSQMSYTQHYSSQVSQPFHPSRSATNQRVVNVAVPLPQHQHATMVGDGYRAAASLWKVGDSPEACSSEGQYQGFMHTVVPVLSRSPPRHSHILTQRGPAATGSQSGPVPGKVTAKQENLNQAYLDDVNDIIRNDLTVRSNEQ, encoded by the exons ATGACTTCCATCTACAAAGACAATGACCAACATTCTTTGGAGCTTGTGGAAGATCTTGGTCAAGATAACAGTCAAGAGGAGTTGGACTTTTCTTACCTGTTTTTGTACAACCCATCTGACGACTTTCGCGTGATTGAAG CAGACAACTCAGGGGTTCCCCCTCGCGGAGATCACAACCCCTCATCTGTGGTGAACTACCCTTGTGACGGAAGCTCCAGTAACGCCCCTACAACCTCCAGCCAGTCCTCTTACCACCATGGGCCTGTCCCAGACAGCCTGTCTGGGCCTGGGTTTAACTCACTGGATCTCCCCTCCGGGCCAAGGGGtgctccctctcccagccccagGATTGAGATCACCCCATCAGGGGACCCTCACCAGACTCATCCCCTGGACGccagccccagaaccacggcCCTGACTGTGCCTGGTTATGAGAACACGGCCTACCGAGAGCCCCAGAGCCCTGCCAGCAGCAACTCCTCCACGGGTTGGCTGTCTGAGGCCTACTCGccctgggtctcgccttgtgtatCTCCCAGTGGTGGTGGGGGCATGGTTGGCTTGACCGCCTTGGACCTCCTCCCGGGCCTCCAAGGCATCCATACGTCCTCGGCCCACTCCTCCCCTGGGACCTCCCCGCGaaccagcatcacagaggagACTTTCCTGGTACCGCAGAGTCAGCGGTCTTCCTCGCCACATTCCCACGATTACCCCCGCTCTCGCTCCGCCTCTCCTCAGGGAAAACGCACCTACGACCAGTACAGCGGCCCCAATCTGGGGACCACCAGCCAGCAGCAACGCTCCCGGAGCCCAAGCCCCAGCCCCTCGCCTCACCACCCCCAAGGACGACCCTTGGCCCAAGCTGACCCACAGGGCAATGCCCCTCAGCAGATGCCCAGTGTTGAAGAGGTGTTGAGCAGCTTCAACTCCAGCCTCAGCTCCAGCCTCAGCTCCAGCCTCAGCTCCAGCCTCAACTCCAGCCTCAGCTCCAGCATGTCCAGGGCGGTCCCCTCCAAGATGGTGCGGCCCAGTGTTGAGTGCTATACGTATGGAGAGAACCAGGGGGAGCATGGGCAGAGAGGCAGAGCTGGGGCTGAGACCTTCTACATCCTCCCTACATCTTTCTGGCCGGCTTCACTAGCCCATGGAGCCTTCAG tGGCATCCCTGTGCCATCTATGCCCCCTCTAGAGTGGCACTTGCCCAGTCACTCCGACCAGTATGAGCTCTGTTTGGAGCAGCAGCCTAAACAGCACCACCGGGCCCACTACGAGACAGAGGGCAGCAGGGGAGCAGTCAAAGCGGACAGTGGAGGTCACACTGTGGTTCAG CTTCATGGGTACAGAGGCACTGCTCCACTGGGTCTGCTGGTGTTCATCGGAACGGCTGACGAGAGGGTCCTCAAACCCCATGCCTTCTACCAGGTGCACCGCATCACTGGGAAAACGGTCACCACACCAAGCCAAGAGAGAAAGGTCCATGGCACCAAGGTCCTGGAGATCCCTCTGGAGCCCAAGAACAACATGAGAGCAGT GATTGACTGTGCTGGGATACTAAAGCTGAGAAATGCTGACATCGAGCTCAGGACAGGCGAGACAGACATGGGACGCAAAAACACCTGTGTCCGCCTTGTCTTTCGTGTCCATATTCCTCAACCAGGAGGACAGTATGTCTCTCTTCAAGTGGCCTCCCTTCCCATCGAGTGTT CCCAGAGGTCGGCCCACGAGCTTCCCACTGTAGAGCGCCAGGACGTGGAGCGCTGCTCGGTTCTAGGGGGACAGCAGGTGATACTGACAGGACAGAACTTCACCTCTGATTCCAAGGTGGTGTTCACAGAAAAGACACCTG ACGGGGTGCAAATCTGGGAAGCAGAAGCTACAGTAGACCGAGACAAGAGCCAGAAA AGCATGCTGTTTGTGGAGATCCCTCCGTATCGAGATCCCACCATTCATCACGCGGCTAAAGTCAACTTCTATGTGATCAACGGGAGGAGAAAACGCAGTCAGGCGCAGCACTTCACCTACACTCCTTTAACCG TTCCCGCCATTAAAACGGAACCCGTAGATGACTTCCAGTTTGGCCAGCTGGGCTGCGCTGTCTCCCAAATCCTAGGAATGTCATCCAAGTCCTACCACCACACCCCCAGTAGCCAGCTCAACCCTAATAGCCACATAGTGGCTGGCATGACATCCTTGGCAACCTGCCAGCGTGCAAGCCATCACGATCCCAATGCCTATCAACCACAGGACCCACCTGTCTATTACCCCAGTAAAAGCCGAAGCCTGGGTAGCACCCCTGTCCTGTATCAAGATATGAACCACCACCCAGTGATGATCCACAGTGGTTCCCCATCTCAGATGTCCTATACCCAGCACTACTCCAGCCAAGTGTCCCAACCCTTCCACCCCTCTCGCTCGGCCACCAATCAGCGAGTTGTCAACGTAGCTGTCCCATTGCCCCAACACCAGCACGCCACCATGGTGGGTGATGGGTACCGGGCTGCAGCTTCATTATGGAAGGTTGGTGACTCGCCAGAGGCCTGTTCCTCAGAAGGCCAGTACCAGGGCTTCATGCACACGGTGGTGCCTGTCTTGAGCAGGTCTCCGCCACGACACAGCCACATCCTGACCCAGAGAGGTCCAGCCGCTACAGGGAGCCAGAGTGGGCCAGTCCCTGGGAAAGTGACAGCGAAGCAAGAAAACCTGAACCAAGCCTATCTGGATGATG
- the LOC135541366 gene encoding nuclear factor of activated T-cells, cytoplasmic 2 isoform X3 — protein MTSIYKDNDQHSLELVEDLGQDNSQEELDFSYLFLYNPSDDFRVIEADNSGVPPRGDHNPSSVVNYPCDGSSSNAPTTSSQSSYHHGPVPDSLSGPGFNSLDLPSGPRGAPSPSPRIEITPSGDPHQTHPLDASPRTTALTVPGYENTAYREPQSPASSNSSTGWLSEAYSPWVSPCVSPSGGGGMVGLTALDLLPGLQGIHTSSAHSSPGTSPRTSITEETFLVPQSQRSSSPHSHDYPRSRSASPQGKRTYDQYSGPNLGTTSQQQRSRSPSPSPSPHHPQGRPLAQADPQGNAPQQMPSVEEVLSSFNSSLSSSLSSSLSSSLNSSLSSSMSRAVPSKMVRPSVECYTYGENQGEHGQRGRAGAETFYILPTSFWPASLAHGAFSGIPVPSMPPLEWHLPSHSDQYELCLEQQPKQHHRAHYETEGSRGAVKADSGGHTVVQLHGYRGTAPLGLLVFIGTADERVLKPHAFYQVHRITGKTVTTPSQERKVHGTKVLEIPLEPKNNMRAVIDCAGILKLRNADIELRTGETDMGRKNTCVRLVFRVHIPQPGGQYVSLQVASLPIECSQRSAHELPTVERQDVERCSVLGGQQVILTGQNFTSDSKVVFTEKTPDGVQIWEAEATVDRDKSQKSMLFVEIPPYRDPTIHHAAKVNFYVINGRRKRSQAQHFTYTPLTVPAIKTEPVDDFQFGQLGCAVSQILGMSSKSYHHTPSSQLNPNSHIVAGMTSLATCQRASHHDPNAYQPQDPPVYYPSKSRSLGSTPVLYQDMNHHPVMIHSGSPSQMSYTQHYSSQVSQPFHPSRSATNQRVVNVAVPLPQHQHATMVGDGYRAAASLWKVGDSPEACSSEGQYQGFMHTVVPVLSRSPPRHSHILTQRGPAATGSQSGPVPGKVTAKQENLNQAYLDDDFTERVPGAVSG, from the exons ATGACTTCCATCTACAAAGACAATGACCAACATTCTTTGGAGCTTGTGGAAGATCTTGGTCAAGATAACAGTCAAGAGGAGTTGGACTTTTCTTACCTGTTTTTGTACAACCCATCTGACGACTTTCGCGTGATTGAAG CAGACAACTCAGGGGTTCCCCCTCGCGGAGATCACAACCCCTCATCTGTGGTGAACTACCCTTGTGACGGAAGCTCCAGTAACGCCCCTACAACCTCCAGCCAGTCCTCTTACCACCATGGGCCTGTCCCAGACAGCCTGTCTGGGCCTGGGTTTAACTCACTGGATCTCCCCTCCGGGCCAAGGGGtgctccctctcccagccccagGATTGAGATCACCCCATCAGGGGACCCTCACCAGACTCATCCCCTGGACGccagccccagaaccacggcCCTGACTGTGCCTGGTTATGAGAACACGGCCTACCGAGAGCCCCAGAGCCCTGCCAGCAGCAACTCCTCCACGGGTTGGCTGTCTGAGGCCTACTCGccctgggtctcgccttgtgtatCTCCCAGTGGTGGTGGGGGCATGGTTGGCTTGACCGCCTTGGACCTCCTCCCGGGCCTCCAAGGCATCCATACGTCCTCGGCCCACTCCTCCCCTGGGACCTCCCCGCGaaccagcatcacagaggagACTTTCCTGGTACCGCAGAGTCAGCGGTCTTCCTCGCCACATTCCCACGATTACCCCCGCTCTCGCTCCGCCTCTCCTCAGGGAAAACGCACCTACGACCAGTACAGCGGCCCCAATCTGGGGACCACCAGCCAGCAGCAACGCTCCCGGAGCCCAAGCCCCAGCCCCTCGCCTCACCACCCCCAAGGACGACCCTTGGCCCAAGCTGACCCACAGGGCAATGCCCCTCAGCAGATGCCCAGTGTTGAAGAGGTGTTGAGCAGCTTCAACTCCAGCCTCAGCTCCAGCCTCAGCTCCAGCCTCAGCTCCAGCCTCAACTCCAGCCTCAGCTCCAGCATGTCCAGGGCGGTCCCCTCCAAGATGGTGCGGCCCAGTGTTGAGTGCTATACGTATGGAGAGAACCAGGGGGAGCATGGGCAGAGAGGCAGAGCTGGGGCTGAGACCTTCTACATCCTCCCTACATCTTTCTGGCCGGCTTCACTAGCCCATGGAGCCTTCAG tGGCATCCCTGTGCCATCTATGCCCCCTCTAGAGTGGCACTTGCCCAGTCACTCCGACCAGTATGAGCTCTGTTTGGAGCAGCAGCCTAAACAGCACCACCGGGCCCACTACGAGACAGAGGGCAGCAGGGGAGCAGTCAAAGCGGACAGTGGAGGTCACACTGTGGTTCAG CTTCATGGGTACAGAGGCACTGCTCCACTGGGTCTGCTGGTGTTCATCGGAACGGCTGACGAGAGGGTCCTCAAACCCCATGCCTTCTACCAGGTGCACCGCATCACTGGGAAAACGGTCACCACACCAAGCCAAGAGAGAAAGGTCCATGGCACCAAGGTCCTGGAGATCCCTCTGGAGCCCAAGAACAACATGAGAGCAGT GATTGACTGTGCTGGGATACTAAAGCTGAGAAATGCTGACATCGAGCTCAGGACAGGCGAGACAGACATGGGACGCAAAAACACCTGTGTCCGCCTTGTCTTTCGTGTCCATATTCCTCAACCAGGAGGACAGTATGTCTCTCTTCAAGTGGCCTCCCTTCCCATCGAGTGTT CCCAGAGGTCGGCCCACGAGCTTCCCACTGTAGAGCGCCAGGACGTGGAGCGCTGCTCGGTTCTAGGGGGACAGCAGGTGATACTGACAGGACAGAACTTCACCTCTGATTCCAAGGTGGTGTTCACAGAAAAGACACCTG ACGGGGTGCAAATCTGGGAAGCAGAAGCTACAGTAGACCGAGACAAGAGCCAGAAA AGCATGCTGTTTGTGGAGATCCCTCCGTATCGAGATCCCACCATTCATCACGCGGCTAAAGTCAACTTCTATGTGATCAACGGGAGGAGAAAACGCAGTCAGGCGCAGCACTTCACCTACACTCCTTTAACCG TTCCCGCCATTAAAACGGAACCCGTAGATGACTTCCAGTTTGGCCAGCTGGGCTGCGCTGTCTCCCAAATCCTAGGAATGTCATCCAAGTCCTACCACCACACCCCCAGTAGCCAGCTCAACCCTAATAGCCACATAGTGGCTGGCATGACATCCTTGGCAACCTGCCAGCGTGCAAGCCATCACGATCCCAATGCCTATCAACCACAGGACCCACCTGTCTATTACCCCAGTAAAAGCCGAAGCCTGGGTAGCACCCCTGTCCTGTATCAAGATATGAACCACCACCCAGTGATGATCCACAGTGGTTCCCCATCTCAGATGTCCTATACCCAGCACTACTCCAGCCAAGTGTCCCAACCCTTCCACCCCTCTCGCTCGGCCACCAATCAGCGAGTTGTCAACGTAGCTGTCCCATTGCCCCAACACCAGCACGCCACCATGGTGGGTGATGGGTACCGGGCTGCAGCTTCATTATGGAAGGTTGGTGACTCGCCAGAGGCCTGTTCCTCAGAAGGCCAGTACCAGGGCTTCATGCACACGGTGGTGCCTGTCTTGAGCAGGTCTCCGCCACGACACAGCCACATCCTGACCCAGAGAGGTCCAGCCGCTACAGGGAGCCAGAGTGGGCCAGTCCCTGGGAAAGTGACAGCGAAGCAAGAAAACCTGAACCAAGCCTATCTGGATGATG
- the LOC135541366 gene encoding nuclear factor of activated T-cells, cytoplasmic 2 isoform X5, which yields MTSIYKDNDQHSLELVEDLGQDNSQEELDFSYLFLYNPSDDFRVIEADNSGVPPRGDHNPSSVVNYPCDGSSSNAPTTSSQSSYHHGPVPDSLSGPGFNSLDLPSGPRGAPSPSPRIEITPSGDPHQTHPLDASPRTTALTVPGYENTAYREPQSPASSNSSTGWLSEAYSPWVSPCVSPSGGGGMVGLTALDLLPGLQGIHTSSAHSSPGTSPRTSITEETFLVPQSQRSSSPHSHDYPRSRSASPQGKRTYDQYSGPNLGTTSQQQRSRSPSPSPSPHHPQGRPLAQADPQGNAPQQMPSVEEVLSSFNSSLSSSMSRAVPSKMVRPSVECYTYGENQGEHGQRGRAGAETFYILPTSFWPASLAHGAFSGIPVPSMPPLEWHLPSHSDQYELCLEQQPKQHHRAHYETEGSRGAVKADSGGHTVVQLHGYRGTAPLGLLVFIGTADERVLKPHAFYQVHRITGKTVTTPSQERKVHGTKVLEIPLEPKNNMRAVIDCAGILKLRNADIELRTGETDMGRKNTCVRLVFRVHIPQPGGQYVSLQVASLPIECSQRSAHELPTVERQDVERCSVLGGQQVILTGQNFTSDSKVVFTEKTPDGVQIWEAEATVDRDKSQKSMLFVEIPPYRDPTIHHAAKVNFYVINGRRKRSQAQHFTYTPLTVPAIKTEPVDDFQFGQLGCAVSQILGMSSKSYHHTPSSQLNPNSHIVAGMTSLATCQRASHHDPNAYQPQDPPVYYPSKSRSLGSTPVLYQDMNHHPVMIHSGSPSQMSYTQHYSSQVSQPFHPSRSATNQRVVNVAVPLPQHQHATMVGDGYRAAASLWKVGDSPEACSSEGQYQGFMHTVVPVLSRSPPRHSHILTQRGPAATGSQSGPVPGKVTAKQENLNQAYLDDVNDIIRNDLTVRSNEQ from the exons ATGACTTCCATCTACAAAGACAATGACCAACATTCTTTGGAGCTTGTGGAAGATCTTGGTCAAGATAACAGTCAAGAGGAGTTGGACTTTTCTTACCTGTTTTTGTACAACCCATCTGACGACTTTCGCGTGATTGAAG CAGACAACTCAGGGGTTCCCCCTCGCGGAGATCACAACCCCTCATCTGTGGTGAACTACCCTTGTGACGGAAGCTCCAGTAACGCCCCTACAACCTCCAGCCAGTCCTCTTACCACCATGGGCCTGTCCCAGACAGCCTGTCTGGGCCTGGGTTTAACTCACTGGATCTCCCCTCCGGGCCAAGGGGtgctccctctcccagccccagGATTGAGATCACCCCATCAGGGGACCCTCACCAGACTCATCCCCTGGACGccagccccagaaccacggcCCTGACTGTGCCTGGTTATGAGAACACGGCCTACCGAGAGCCCCAGAGCCCTGCCAGCAGCAACTCCTCCACGGGTTGGCTGTCTGAGGCCTACTCGccctgggtctcgccttgtgtatCTCCCAGTGGTGGTGGGGGCATGGTTGGCTTGACCGCCTTGGACCTCCTCCCGGGCCTCCAAGGCATCCATACGTCCTCGGCCCACTCCTCCCCTGGGACCTCCCCGCGaaccagcatcacagaggagACTTTCCTGGTACCGCAGAGTCAGCGGTCTTCCTCGCCACATTCCCACGATTACCCCCGCTCTCGCTCCGCCTCTCCTCAGGGAAAACGCACCTACGACCAGTACAGCGGCCCCAATCTGGGGACCACCAGCCAGCAGCAACGCTCCCGGAGCCCAAGCCCCAGCCCCTCGCCTCACCACCCCCAAGGACGACCCTTGGCCCAAGCTGACCCACAGGGCAATGCCCCTCAGCAGATGCCCAGTGTTGAAGAGGTGTTGAGCAGCTTCAACTCCAGCCTCAGCTCCAGC ATGTCCAGGGCGGTCCCCTCCAAGATGGTGCGGCCCAGTGTTGAGTGCTATACGTATGGAGAGAACCAGGGGGAGCATGGGCAGAGAGGCAGAGCTGGGGCTGAGACCTTCTACATCCTCCCTACATCTTTCTGGCCGGCTTCACTAGCCCATGGAGCCTTCAG tGGCATCCCTGTGCCATCTATGCCCCCTCTAGAGTGGCACTTGCCCAGTCACTCCGACCAGTATGAGCTCTGTTTGGAGCAGCAGCCTAAACAGCACCACCGGGCCCACTACGAGACAGAGGGCAGCAGGGGAGCAGTCAAAGCGGACAGTGGAGGTCACACTGTGGTTCAG CTTCATGGGTACAGAGGCACTGCTCCACTGGGTCTGCTGGTGTTCATCGGAACGGCTGACGAGAGGGTCCTCAAACCCCATGCCTTCTACCAGGTGCACCGCATCACTGGGAAAACGGTCACCACACCAAGCCAAGAGAGAAAGGTCCATGGCACCAAGGTCCTGGAGATCCCTCTGGAGCCCAAGAACAACATGAGAGCAGT GATTGACTGTGCTGGGATACTAAAGCTGAGAAATGCTGACATCGAGCTCAGGACAGGCGAGACAGACATGGGACGCAAAAACACCTGTGTCCGCCTTGTCTTTCGTGTCCATATTCCTCAACCAGGAGGACAGTATGTCTCTCTTCAAGTGGCCTCCCTTCCCATCGAGTGTT CCCAGAGGTCGGCCCACGAGCTTCCCACTGTAGAGCGCCAGGACGTGGAGCGCTGCTCGGTTCTAGGGGGACAGCAGGTGATACTGACAGGACAGAACTTCACCTCTGATTCCAAGGTGGTGTTCACAGAAAAGACACCTG ACGGGGTGCAAATCTGGGAAGCAGAAGCTACAGTAGACCGAGACAAGAGCCAGAAA AGCATGCTGTTTGTGGAGATCCCTCCGTATCGAGATCCCACCATTCATCACGCGGCTAAAGTCAACTTCTATGTGATCAACGGGAGGAGAAAACGCAGTCAGGCGCAGCACTTCACCTACACTCCTTTAACCG TTCCCGCCATTAAAACGGAACCCGTAGATGACTTCCAGTTTGGCCAGCTGGGCTGCGCTGTCTCCCAAATCCTAGGAATGTCATCCAAGTCCTACCACCACACCCCCAGTAGCCAGCTCAACCCTAATAGCCACATAGTGGCTGGCATGACATCCTTGGCAACCTGCCAGCGTGCAAGCCATCACGATCCCAATGCCTATCAACCACAGGACCCACCTGTCTATTACCCCAGTAAAAGCCGAAGCCTGGGTAGCACCCCTGTCCTGTATCAAGATATGAACCACCACCCAGTGATGATCCACAGTGGTTCCCCATCTCAGATGTCCTATACCCAGCACTACTCCAGCCAAGTGTCCCAACCCTTCCACCCCTCTCGCTCGGCCACCAATCAGCGAGTTGTCAACGTAGCTGTCCCATTGCCCCAACACCAGCACGCCACCATGGTGGGTGATGGGTACCGGGCTGCAGCTTCATTATGGAAGGTTGGTGACTCGCCAGAGGCCTGTTCCTCAGAAGGCCAGTACCAGGGCTTCATGCACACGGTGGTGCCTGTCTTGAGCAGGTCTCCGCCACGACACAGCCACATCCTGACCCAGAGAGGTCCAGCCGCTACAGGGAGCCAGAGTGGGCCAGTCCCTGGGAAAGTGACAGCGAAGCAAGAAAACCTGAACCAAGCCTATCTGGATGATG
- the LOC135541366 gene encoding nuclear factor of activated T-cells, cytoplasmic 2 isoform X2 encodes MTSIYKDNDQHSLELVEDLGQDNSQEELDFSYLFLYNPSDDFRVIEDNSGVPPRGDHNPSSVVNYPCDGSSSNAPTTSSQSSYHHGPVPDSLSGPGFNSLDLPSGPRGAPSPSPRIEITPSGDPHQTHPLDASPRTTALTVPGYENTAYREPQSPASSNSSTGWLSEAYSPWVSPCVSPSGGGGMVGLTALDLLPGLQGIHTSSAHSSPGTSPRTSITEETFLVPQSQRSSSPHSHDYPRSRSASPQGKRTYDQYSGPNLGTTSQQQRSRSPSPSPSPHHPQGRPLAQADPQGNAPQQMPSVEEVLSSFNSSLSSSLSSSLSSSLNSSLSSSMSRAVPSKMVRPSVECYTYGENQGEHGQRGRAGAETFYILPTSFWPASLAHGAFSGIPVPSMPPLEWHLPSHSDQYELCLEQQPKQHHRAHYETEGSRGAVKADSGGHTVVQLHGYRGTAPLGLLVFIGTADERVLKPHAFYQVHRITGKTVTTPSQERKVHGTKVLEIPLEPKNNMRAVIDCAGILKLRNADIELRTGETDMGRKNTCVRLVFRVHIPQPGGQYVSLQVASLPIECSQRSAHELPTVERQDVERCSVLGGQQVILTGQNFTSDSKVVFTEKTPDGVQIWEAEATVDRDKSQKSMLFVEIPPYRDPTIHHAAKVNFYVINGRRKRSQAQHFTYTPLTVPAIKTEPVDDFQFGQLGCAVSQILGMSSKSYHHTPSSQLNPNSHIVAGMTSLATCQRASHHDPNAYQPQDPPVYYPSKSRSLGSTPVLYQDMNHHPVMIHSGSPSQMSYTQHYSSQVSQPFHPSRSATNQRVVNVAVPLPQHQHATMVGDGYRAAASLWKVGDSPEACSSEGQYQGFMHTVVPVLSRSPPRHSHILTQRGPAATGSQSGPVPGKVTAKQENLNQAYLDDVNDIIRNDLTVRSNEQ; translated from the exons ATGACTTCCATCTACAAAGACAATGACCAACATTCTTTGGAGCTTGTGGAAGATCTTGGTCAAGATAACAGTCAAGAGGAGTTGGACTTTTCTTACCTGTTTTTGTACAACCCATCTGACGACTTTCGCGTGATTGAAG ACAACTCAGGGGTTCCCCCTCGCGGAGATCACAACCCCTCATCTGTGGTGAACTACCCTTGTGACGGAAGCTCCAGTAACGCCCCTACAACCTCCAGCCAGTCCTCTTACCACCATGGGCCTGTCCCAGACAGCCTGTCTGGGCCTGGGTTTAACTCACTGGATCTCCCCTCCGGGCCAAGGGGtgctccctctcccagccccagGATTGAGATCACCCCATCAGGGGACCCTCACCAGACTCATCCCCTGGACGccagccccagaaccacggcCCTGACTGTGCCTGGTTATGAGAACACGGCCTACCGAGAGCCCCAGAGCCCTGCCAGCAGCAACTCCTCCACGGGTTGGCTGTCTGAGGCCTACTCGccctgggtctcgccttgtgtatCTCCCAGTGGTGGTGGGGGCATGGTTGGCTTGACCGCCTTGGACCTCCTCCCGGGCCTCCAAGGCATCCATACGTCCTCGGCCCACTCCTCCCCTGGGACCTCCCCGCGaaccagcatcacagaggagACTTTCCTGGTACCGCAGAGTCAGCGGTCTTCCTCGCCACATTCCCACGATTACCCCCGCTCTCGCTCCGCCTCTCCTCAGGGAAAACGCACCTACGACCAGTACAGCGGCCCCAATCTGGGGACCACCAGCCAGCAGCAACGCTCCCGGAGCCCAAGCCCCAGCCCCTCGCCTCACCACCCCCAAGGACGACCCTTGGCCCAAGCTGACCCACAGGGCAATGCCCCTCAGCAGATGCCCAGTGTTGAAGAGGTGTTGAGCAGCTTCAACTCCAGCCTCAGCTCCAGCCTCAGCTCCAGCCTCAGCTCCAGCCTCAACTCCAGCCTCAGCTCCAGCATGTCCAGGGCGGTCCCCTCCAAGATGGTGCGGCCCAGTGTTGAGTGCTATACGTATGGAGAGAACCAGGGGGAGCATGGGCAGAGAGGCAGAGCTGGGGCTGAGACCTTCTACATCCTCCCTACATCTTTCTGGCCGGCTTCACTAGCCCATGGAGCCTTCAG tGGCATCCCTGTGCCATCTATGCCCCCTCTAGAGTGGCACTTGCCCAGTCACTCCGACCAGTATGAGCTCTGTTTGGAGCAGCAGCCTAAACAGCACCACCGGGCCCACTACGAGACAGAGGGCAGCAGGGGAGCAGTCAAAGCGGACAGTGGAGGTCACACTGTGGTTCAG CTTCATGGGTACAGAGGCACTGCTCCACTGGGTCTGCTGGTGTTCATCGGAACGGCTGACGAGAGGGTCCTCAAACCCCATGCCTTCTACCAGGTGCACCGCATCACTGGGAAAACGGTCACCACACCAAGCCAAGAGAGAAAGGTCCATGGCACCAAGGTCCTGGAGATCCCTCTGGAGCCCAAGAACAACATGAGAGCAGT GATTGACTGTGCTGGGATACTAAAGCTGAGAAATGCTGACATCGAGCTCAGGACAGGCGAGACAGACATGGGACGCAAAAACACCTGTGTCCGCCTTGTCTTTCGTGTCCATATTCCTCAACCAGGAGGACAGTATGTCTCTCTTCAAGTGGCCTCCCTTCCCATCGAGTGTT CCCAGAGGTCGGCCCACGAGCTTCCCACTGTAGAGCGCCAGGACGTGGAGCGCTGCTCGGTTCTAGGGGGACAGCAGGTGATACTGACAGGACAGAACTTCACCTCTGATTCCAAGGTGGTGTTCACAGAAAAGACACCTG ACGGGGTGCAAATCTGGGAAGCAGAAGCTACAGTAGACCGAGACAAGAGCCAGAAA AGCATGCTGTTTGTGGAGATCCCTCCGTATCGAGATCCCACCATTCATCACGCGGCTAAAGTCAACTTCTATGTGATCAACGGGAGGAGAAAACGCAGTCAGGCGCAGCACTTCACCTACACTCCTTTAACCG TTCCCGCCATTAAAACGGAACCCGTAGATGACTTCCAGTTTGGCCAGCTGGGCTGCGCTGTCTCCCAAATCCTAGGAATGTCATCCAAGTCCTACCACCACACCCCCAGTAGCCAGCTCAACCCTAATAGCCACATAGTGGCTGGCATGACATCCTTGGCAACCTGCCAGCGTGCAAGCCATCACGATCCCAATGCCTATCAACCACAGGACCCACCTGTCTATTACCCCAGTAAAAGCCGAAGCCTGGGTAGCACCCCTGTCCTGTATCAAGATATGAACCACCACCCAGTGATGATCCACAGTGGTTCCCCATCTCAGATGTCCTATACCCAGCACTACTCCAGCCAAGTGTCCCAACCCTTCCACCCCTCTCGCTCGGCCACCAATCAGCGAGTTGTCAACGTAGCTGTCCCATTGCCCCAACACCAGCACGCCACCATGGTGGGTGATGGGTACCGGGCTGCAGCTTCATTATGGAAGGTTGGTGACTCGCCAGAGGCCTGTTCCTCAGAAGGCCAGTACCAGGGCTTCATGCACACGGTGGTGCCTGTCTTGAGCAGGTCTCCGCCACGACACAGCCACATCCTGACCCAGAGAGGTCCAGCCGCTACAGGGAGCCAGAGTGGGCCAGTCCCTGGGAAAGTGACAGCGAAGCAAGAAAACCTGAACCAAGCCTATCTGGATGATG